The following is a genomic window from Brachionichthys hirsutus isolate HB-005 chromosome 15, CSIRO-AGI_Bhir_v1, whole genome shotgun sequence.
TCTCTATTTCGCTTTCTCTTTGAATTTTGCAGGAGGGGTGGGTGGAAGTTGTGGAAATCAagagggaaaaaagaaagatgaggtGAGGTGCAAAGGTGAGTTGCCTTCATGGAAATATGATCCATGGCAAAATGCCCGTGATTGCTTTATAAGACAGCCTCGCCTTTTTCCGACACAAGCAGAGCAGCTGAAAAAGGCAAGTTCATCTGGCGCACCGGAGGTGAGTTCCCTTTGATTCtaacacacacagtacagaATGACACTTGTTCTATAATTCTAGCTTCCCGTGTTAAATCATCACAGTTATTTATTCAGATAGACGATAAAtatgttatatttatataatccCACCACCACAGTTGTTAACTTTATCTAAATTAATGACAGATTTAGCCAAACTGACATTTGGAATCACTGTTTGGGTTTATACTTTGAAGtcaagttttatttgtatttatttattttgtcaaattgAACAGATGTGACCTTTGTGTTTCACTTGTCCTTTACCAAAAGTACAGAGATATGTTAACAAATGAccaaagaaagcaaaaataattaaaactattttgaaaagcacattttctaGTTTCCGTTTTAGAAAAGATTTCTCCTTTCGTGTGGCAGCAGCTCCTTTTAAAGTAAAAGCCACTGCCCTGTTTAACAAAGTAAGAGTTGTAGACCTTTCAACAGGCTGTTAGCTGTGTACACACAAAGCCAGTGTAAACTTTCATTCAATGTTCAAGGTTTATAGGGAGCCAGAGGAAGGTGTGGGAGTAAACTGACGCGCAATAATCccagggtgatgatgatgaatatatttattagatagaatgttagagtacaagtacggtcacacagtagcatgtattacagtacaaataacgtcaaacatcctgtctaagaggagcatttcaaagtccttcgtacataaccTGGTGATAAACCAGGTTGCAGATTAACGCTGCCCTTCCTTTTTTCCAGAGCTACAGCTACAGACGGACCATGCATCTCAACACATTGTTCTTCTTGCTCCTCATATCTGGTCTCTGTCTTGCACTGGGACAAGGTAAAGGACCAGTGGATTCACTGGTTGAGTCTTGATAGGATGCATGTGATATTTACACAAAGATGAAACCTTTGCTTTTTGTTCCACTTCTTCAACGTTCCCCATTTGTGACAAATGCCTTCGTATTAGTTTAGTTTTGGTGTTGCTTTTAAATGGCAATGCATGCTACATACTTGGGTGTACTAGCCTGTGTATTTCTGATCCTTCAGTGACGTATGGTGACTGCTGTTTGAGTTACGTGGAAAAAATGAGCCTCAGCACTCAAAAGCATGCCGTCAACTACAGACGGCAAGTGACAGATGGCGACTGCAACATCCCTGCTGTAATGTATGTACGCAAAGACACTAAGAAGGTTCACTTTAATTCTGAAAGGTCTTAAAATGTGTGAAGTCTAagtccttttttatttaatattttttatcagCATTGTTTTAACTAACaagtgtttctttttgtgtgaattATCCTTTAGCTTGATCATGAGGAAGGGCCGCGTCTTATGCGCGGACCCTAAAGAGAAGTGGGTCGTacagctgatgaggaagatCGACAAAAAGAAACGTAAAGGTTTCAAGAAAATCCCCCTGAAGGTGAATATGGATGTTTTAGCACTCAAAGACTGTCCATCCTCTCAAATCATGTCTGTCGTATTGCATATCTACCCATGTCAGTAAGGATCGACATGAATTAACAactataatataattattaataataatagtataaaaataataataatttactaTTTTGCATAAATCATAGTTTGGTATTTTGACATTAGAGATAATGAGGAATGCGTTTGCATgtagaataaagaaaatgtctgGTTAGTTTTTGACGTTTTAATGATTTTGTGATTATTTGTCCCACTCAGCACCTTCCCTGATGCCTGCCGAGAGACTGGCAGCGGCTGCCTGTTACAGCCTGGCCTTGTCCTTTATCTGATGATGGTTGGGTTAATGATTGGTCTTGTGACTTCTGACTGCAGGGCAGATTAGGAGATGGGACAAATAACGTGGAGAAATTGCTTTTGCTTTCACTGTGAGGTCAAAAAGCTTGGATGGAACTGCGGCGTCTCTTTGTTGCTCAGGCTTGCGCTACTGCTACGGACTGACCAGCACGCACATGTAAACACTTTGTGCTGCAGTGGCGCTTTCAAAAGTACATCTGTGGCTGTTTTCTTGTCTATAGGGAAAATTCAATAATCGATCAGCTGTTTAAATAGTGACGATGGAAGAATGTGGGCACATGCGAGAACACATGACATAATTTTCTGAAATGGTTAAATTCTGATCTTTTTCACGCGTTTTCTGATTAGATTTTCCAACAATATATTCACATAAAAGCATCATTACAATAAACCTACTAATCACCATCCAGTCTGTGTTAAAACGTTTATGACTGTATTCACGTAAATGGTTTTATACagtgttttattctgttgtgtttaaaacaatatatgaatatacagtatgtatatatactgtgtagATATATATGCCTCTTCTTCCCTGTATGAATTGATGAAGCATTTTCcaggttttgttttcaggaGACCGTTAGCTTGCCTTCATCACCTGATGTTACAACAAACTTATCTAAAAGTGTAGCA
Proteins encoded in this region:
- the ccl25a gene encoding C-C motif chemokine 20 — translated: MHLNTLFFLLLISGLCLALGQVTYGDCCLSYVEKMSLSTQKHAVNYRRQVTDGDCNIPAVILIMRKGRVLCADPKEKWVVQLMRKIDKKKRKGFKKIPLKHLP